Within Verrucomicrobiia bacterium, the genomic segment ACCGCAACGCGTTCCTGGTGGAGCAGATTCAACGCGAATTCGCGCGAGGAAAGCCCGAACCGGGCCACGCTCGGGAAGGCATAAAAGGCCCCTAGCGGACGGTGGCATTCCAACCCAAGCTCGGAAAACGCACTGACGATAAAGTTTCGGCGCCGCCGGTATTCATTTAACATTTCGGCGACATCGGTTTCCGGGCGCGCGAGGGCCTCGATGGCGGCCTTTTGGCTTAAGGACGAGGCGCAGAGCATGGTGTATTGGTGAATTTTCATCATGGCCTCGATCAGCTCGGCGGGCCCGCATGCATAACCAAGCCGAAAGCCGGTCATGGCCCATGCTTTCGAAAAGCCGTGAAGAAGAATCGTGCGCTCGCGCAGGCCAGGAAGGCTCACGAGACTGGTATGAGGGCTATCATAGGTCAGTTCGCCATAAATCTCATCGCTGATGACAATCAAATCCCGCTCACGCGCAAAGGCGGCGATTGCCCCGAGATCGCTTCGCTCCATGACCGCCCCAGTAGGGTTATTTGGGAAATTGAGCATGAGCACCTTGGTGCGCGGGGTTGCCGCCGCTTCGAGCATCGCGCGAGTGAGGCGGAAGGCGTCCTGTGGCCGTGTTTCCACGGCGATGGGCACGCCTTGAGCCAGCAGGATCGTCGCCCGATACGAGACGTAACAGGGCTCATGATAAAGGACTTCATCCCCTGGATTGAGCAGGGCGCGCAAGGCCAGGTCCAGCGCCTCGCTGACCCCGACGGTAATGAGCACTTCGACTTGAGGGTCATACTCGGCGTTAAAGACCTTGGCGACATATCGAGCCAGGGCGCGGCGCAGTTCGAGATAGCCGAGGTTGCTGGTGTAATGCGTCGCTCCGCGTTCGAGGGCGAATACGGTGGACTCACGGACATGCCAGGGGGTGTCAAAATCAGGTTCGCCGATGCCCAGGCTGATGACGTCTTTCATCGAGGTGACGATGTCGAAGAAATCGCGAATACCCGAGCGCGGGAGATCGCGCACGGTGACGTTGAGGCGATTACGGAGAGACGCTGAGGCGTTCATCGAGGTTTTCGTGCTGCATTAACACGCCCAGACGTTTGTAGGTCTTGAGCATGAAATGGGTTGAGGTGGACAAAACGCCCTCCAGCGGTGAAAGCCGTTCGCTGACGAACGCCGCCACCTCGCGCAATGTGCGGCCTTCGACGAACAACAGGAGATCATAGGTTCCGCTCATCAAGTAGGCCGACCTGACCTCCGGGAACCGGCCGATTCGCTGCGCGATGGTGTCAAAACCCCCTTCGCGCTGGGGGGTCACTTTGACTTCGATGACGGCAGTAACCTTGTCCAGGTCCAGGCGGTCTTCGTTCAG encodes:
- a CDS encoding aminotransferase class I/II-fold pyridoxal phosphate-dependent enzyme, giving the protein MNASASLRNRLNVTVRDLPRSGIRDFFDIVTSMKDVISLGIGEPDFDTPWHVRESTVFALERGATHYTSNLGYLELRRALARYVAKVFNAEYDPQVEVLITVGVSEALDLALRALLNPGDEVLYHEPCYVSYRATILLAQGVPIAVETRPQDAFRLTRAMLEAAATPRTKVLMLNFPNNPTGAVMERSDLGAIAAFARERDLIVISDEIYGELTYDSPHTSLVSLPGLRERTILLHGFSKAWAMTGFRLGYACGPAELIEAMMKIHQYTMLCASSLSQKAAIEALARPETDVAEMLNEYRRRRNFIVSAFSELGLECHRPLGAFYAFPSVARFGLSSREFALNLLHQERVAVVPGTAFGACGEGFVRCAYATSMDNIKEAMKRIKRFMETK
- a CDS encoding Lrp/AsnC family transcriptional regulator, translating into MDELLRILQTNALESRENIARMLGVPVAEIEKRIADYEKRGVIRGYQAVLNEDRLDLDKVTAVIEVKVTPQREGGFDTIAQRIGRFPEVRSAYLMSGTYDLLLFVEGRTLREVAAFVSERLSPLEGVLSTSTHFMLKTYKRLGVLMQHENLDERLSVSP